The Leptospira biflexa serovar Patoc strain 'Patoc 1 (Paris)' genome includes the window TTTATCTTTTGTATGATTTAATAATTCTAATTCCTTAAAATAACGAGCTGTCTCCTGCTCTGATTTTTTTCTAACATCAATATCACGAGATACACCGAGTAATTCTATTTCTGAGTTTTGGTTCTTTTGAAAGACTGTATTGGCTTCAATCCAAATCGTAGATCCATCCTTTCGCACTTGCTCAAGTTCATAGGCAAAAGGGATTTTCATACTAGAATTACGAAAATCATTCATACGAGGTACCAACAATTCTTTTAATTTCAAATAAGAATCCGTCGTATACGTCTTAGAAATATGGATATCAGATGCTTCCTCAATTGAATACCCAGTCACTTTTGCAATGGAGGGACTCACGTACGTGAACTTTTCTAAATCAAAATTCCATACCCAAATGATATCTGTAGAATTTTCAGCGAGTGACTTGTATTTCTCTTCATCTTGGATTTGTCCTTTGATAAAGATATCAATGCACATTAATAAAAAGCCGAATGTCATAAGGACAGATATAATATAAAATAATAGATATGTAACGTCTTGGATGGGTCCTTTCCCAAATGAAATTTGAGTGACCGAGACTTCTGTAAATGTATAAACAAGGAATCGAGCAAAAAGAAATAAACCACTGAAGAGAAAAAAATAAAAAATAAAATTTCCAGTTAGGTGTTGTTTCTTATTTTCCACATAGATCGTTTTTGCTGTGAGAAGGAATTGAACGCTAGGAAATAATGAAAGAATCGAAATTCTATATTGTGGTGGGAATGTTGAAAACTGGTAGAATACAAGAATACCAAAAAGTACCACTGCAGAGAGGACTCCGATTCTCCAATTTGATTTTTTCCCAAATAAATTTACAATGATCGTATGATAAAACACAATTGATAAAAATATGCATGTATTACCAAAACTGATGGATATCCAATCAGGGATTTGACCCCGCAATGCTCCCATGACAATCCACCCAATGCCTTGCAATAAAGTCGCAAGTGACCACGCCTTTACCATCCTGAGTTTTTTAAAATAAAAACCCGATGCAAACCACAGTCCAGCAGACATCAAAAGACATCCGACGATATTGATAAATACAACTGTTCTTGGATCTAAATTCATGAATTTCGAAAGGATAACGAGTATTTGTATAGAAAAATGACAAGATTCGAAACGCAACT containing:
- a CDS encoding PAS domain-containing sensor histidine kinase, whose protein sequence is MNLDPRTVVFINIVGCLLMSAGLWFASGFYFKKLRMVKAWSLATLLQGIGWIVMGALRGQIPDWISISFGNTCIFLSIVFYHTIIVNLFGKKSNWRIGVLSAVVLFGILVFYQFSTFPPQYRISILSLFPSVQFLLTAKTIYVENKKQHLTGNFIFYFFLFSGLFLFARFLVYTFTEVSVTQISFGKGPIQDVTYLLFYIISVLMTFGFLLMCIDIFIKGQIQDEEKYKSLAENSTDIIWVWNFDLEKFTYVSPSIAKVTGYSIEEASDIHISKTYTTDSYLKLKELLVPRMNDFRNSSMKIPFAYELEQVRKDGSTIWIEANTVFQKNQNSEIELLGVSRDIDVRKKSEQETARYFKELELLNHTKDKFFSIISHDLKGPIGGMNTFIGMLLEDMETRSPKRMLNDLNILHQSSGEVYALLENLLTWARSQTNEISFLPENISVKSSVDTVISYFTFMTENKGIRIQNEVSNDVFVYADENMLETILRNLVSNAIKYSHVGGQVKISAEPIDDQVSIQVEDFGTGISDEIRSTFFQIDAKQKSRPGTLGERGTTLGLILCKEFIEKNHGKIFVQSEVGKGSKFYFTLPKGK